In Mytilus edulis chromosome 4, xbMytEdul2.2, whole genome shotgun sequence, the following proteins share a genomic window:
- the LOC139519869 gene encoding uncharacterized protein — protein sequence MWKRFSIECIKSIGNSNKVLNWNIFKTQILGSSQVCFAQPQLFYSSSTEKQSPLEPQSLSKPPEISSFVKKASKFTSRRRDAKTTFSVEKLEETLKELEEKIDYSDNMPVPNMVNPYEEKQKRCILCQYNVKLDYKNGRILSQFVSPNTGRIYGRKITGLCIPMQREISRLIKQSRTFGFMPYTYKKTEYLKDPLLFSRFRS from the exons ATGTGGAAGAGATTTTCGATAGAATGTATAAAGTCTATTGGAAATTCCAACAAAGTATTGAATTGGAATATATTTAAAACTCAAATACTAG GTTCATCACAAGTCTGTTTTGCACAGCCACAGTTATTTTATAGTTCTTCTACAGAAAAGCAATCGCCACTTGAACCTCAAAGTCTATCTAAACCTCCAGAAATCAGCTCCTTTGTAAAGAAAGCATCAAAATTTACGTCTAGAAGGAGAGATGCCAAAACTACATTTTCAGTGGAAAAGTTAGAAGAAACTTTAAAAGAATTAGAAGAAAAGATTGATTACAGTGATAATATG CCAGTACCAAATATGGTCAATCCGTACGAGGAAAAACAGAAAAGATGTATATTATGTCAGTATAATGTCAAATTAGATTATAAG AATGGTCGAATACTAAGTCAGTTTGTATCACCAAATACAGGAAGGATATATGGTCGTAAAATAACAGGTCTTTGTATACCAATGCAGAGAGAAATATCAAGATTAATAAAACAGTCACGAACATTTG gatttATGCCGTATACATACAAGAAGACTGAATATCTTAAAGACCCATTGCTGTTTAGTAGATTTAGGAGTTAA